The sequence TGGGCCAGTGTTTGCGTCTGAGGGCGAATCTGCCACTCTCTCCGCCATCATGAACGTGGAGCCCAACCTGGCCAACCTGCAGCCCGAGGCCCAGTGGTATCGAGATGGtaattgcattaaaataaaatattactcCAAAGAAATTGCACTGTAATTGCTACTAATATATAACGGCAAAACACGGCGAATACCCCACACAATCTCGTTGAAATGCAGCCACGGGCACAGCTGTGGACAAAGAAGATTTTACAGCTATGTTTTAACTGCAAATTAATTATACTGAAAGCACTAATACATTTTAGTAATATATCCCCAGTTCACGAGTAGTTTAATTTATGATGTGTGTCTATGGACCTTAATTAAAGGTGCCATGTGGTATATAAGTCAAATGTTATTGGTTAATCTTCATAATTGATAATGACTATTTGCAGTTAAACCTCATGTTTAATTTACTGTAGAGGTTTCAGgcttgtaaagaaaaaaaaaagacttaatgtGACTCGTGTCTCATTTGCAGACGTTCGTCTGTTTGACTCTAAGTGGGTGAAGATTGAAAGTGGCAGAGGATTCACCACCTTGACTCTCCCCGACCTGTACAAAGATGACGAAGGAGTCTACACACTACGCATGGTGACTAAAGGAGGCACCGCACAACACAGCGCTTTTGTCTCTGTTGCAGGTGAGCGATGCTAAATGCTTGGATGCATCAACTTCTCGCTTTAATTGATTAAGTGGATTTGTCGTCAGTGTATTTCTTGTGTGGCTTGCATCTTTGCAcaattttgtttctttttttgcacgAACTTGTACGATGGTGATAAAAGTTAAGTCCccctgtcacttcctgtgcagaTGGTCCTCCCCCAGTCCCTCGTGCACCTGGTGCTCCTATGGATATCACCATCCACGATGCCAATAGAGACTATGTCATTGTGTCATGGAAGCCACCCAATACCACCACAGAGGGTCCAATCCTCGGATTCTTTGTGGACAGGTAAGAGTTACTGATTTAAAACACCATTAAAAAATAACTGACCAACATAAAGACAAACCGATTACTGTAAGTCAATATTTAAGGACAGGCAATccttccatttttttctttactgctCTTTTTACAGCTACTTTACTTGGCAGCTAAGCTaaattttgagttattttgcaccTTACATTGTATCCTACTTGCATCAAGAACATTAAAGCCTAAAAGAGCCATATTTCACATAACAGCTCACTTAATTTCCTACTTTACTAATTATACCTGTCACATTAATTGCTATATTCATCTTTAGAGTTGCCTGAGCTTTTGTGGAGCCAAGTCCCCTTTGCAAGTTCAACCtgcaaaactgaacattttaatgataCTTTTCAGTAAATAACTACCTGATATGACACAATGGctaaataattgtcaaaatatcTCCTGAACCCGTGtcgtcttttcttctttcatcttaATTCTCTAGGTGTGAGGTTGGTACTAATGACTGGACTCAGTGCAATGATCACCCCATTAAGATTTGTAAATACCCAGTGTCTGGGCTCTTTGAAGGACACTCGTACCACTTGAGAGTCAGAGCTGTCAACTCGCAAGGAATTAGTAAACCATCCCGCATGTCCGACCCGGTTGCTGCAGTGGATCCCACTGAGTTTGAACGGCTCCACGGTGGGTTTGATGAACGAGAAATGTTATTAAGTCATTGAATAGTTGAAAAAGTCTGTGGTGAGTGACATGTCCAATGTCAGTGTTGTTTAGGGATGTTTGGATGGATGTAAAGTTAAATATGTTTCCTTTATGACCTTATTTCATTGACTTAAAACCAGCATTTCCACGATCCTCCCACAAATTCTACTGAACATACATAGTTTTAATTTGCCACCAACAACTAATTACTTGGCATGTCTATCTGAACCACAGATGAATAATCCCAAAACCCTATTAATCcaaatttctattttaaatcaacatgtaattttattttcctgtagCCAAAAAGCATGGAGGAAAACTGGATTTTGTGTCTTACCAAACTGAAGTTGAAGGTAGGTTTTCAATTAAAAGTTAACACCAATACATCTAAACATACTAATCAATccatatttgttcatttaataaCATGTATGCGACTCTTTCCAGATGATGGAAAGCCTCCAGGTGCCCCATCAGGAGTCCGTGCCTCAGAAGTAGACAGGACATATGTTGTTCTCAGCTGGAAAGCTCCCGCATATTCCAGCAAGGCTCCCATGTGGTATTACATAGAAAAGGTAAAAATCATTGTTTCATCACCACAACCATTGTCATTTTTATACAATGCCTCTTATTCAGTTTGAGTTCTAGTTCAAGTAGAGTACATGATTGTCCTCTGTGGAATTCTGGAGGCTCCCACCCTGAATAAGATCCAAAGAAAGCGTTATCAATGCACATTAGTGGGGTTCTAAAATCTGAGTTTTGCACCTAAGATCATACTAATGTCTGCTTTCATGCTTTCTGTGTCGCtttctctgtgtgcgtgtgtatccACAGTGTATGGCCAACAGCGATGCCTGGCAGCGCGTTAACACTCAGGTCCCAATTCGTTCCCCACGCTACGCCGTCTTTGACCTGGCAGAGGGATCACAGTACAAGTTCAGAATTTTGTCGGCCAACATCAATGGACTCAGCGAGCCATCAGAACCAACACGACCTATCGAGACTCTGCAAATCAAAGGTCTGACCCTTTTTGTCTTAGGGTGACACACtgtagatcagtggttctcaaacttttcataCCAAGTAGCACCTGAGAtaatattgagctctcgaaaTAACACCATTATCTttaacgttaaaatacagtggttttTCCTAGGagacagatttattcccaataagataatttgctctcttatcatcctcctctccctcacacatACTTCATCTACTGGTATAGTGAAAATAGATTAAGaaggagtgagagataaggtgactctactTATTAATATTTGGTTTacaatttgttattttaattttgctATTAACAGAAACATgtatttcctcttcttctttttaattttgcttatttaaaataatcattttgacACTTTCTTGTCTCCAGGTGTGCCATCAGCTCCTGGGCAGGTGATTGCTACAAGGGAAACAGACACCTCTGTTCTCATCCAGTGGGCTGCTCCAAAGGAACCCAACAATCTGATCGGTTACTACATTGATCAGTGTGTCATGGGGTCCAAAGACTGGgtctcagccaatcacaaacCTCACAAGAACACCAAGTATGTGTTTTCaaccacagagaaacacactgtGTTCAGAGGAAACGTGTCTTTCTTTGGTTTTTGGTCGTTGGCTATGAAagtgtaattttgtttttattttttttcaggtttgttGTTAGTGGTCTGACTACAGGAGAAACGTATATGTTCCGTGTCCAGGCAATCAACGAGCTTGGTCTCAGTGATGAATCCCAGGAATCTGCTCCTCTGACTGTCAAGGCTGCCCTCAGTCAGTacttaaattcaattaaataattatcTGCTTCAATATTTTGATGCAAGTGCAagtgtaataataaatattacaacTCAGTACTCACTTTCCAGCCaccccctctgctccttacaacATTGCTTTGCTGAACTGCGATGGCAATTCAATGATTCTGACCTGGAGGAAGCCACTTCACTCTGGAGGATCGAACGTCAAAGAGTATTACGTGGACAAGAGACGCAGTGGCACACACGAGTGGAGGGAGATCAACATCCCGCCAATCTCAGAAAGACTTTATAAGGTACAATAATCTCTCTAATTATCCtaaaacattaataaagtgGATACACATTCTTAAGCCGGTTGTTCTCTGGTACTAAAGCAAAACTAGATGTAAGATATTCACCTACCACCGACTATCCATTTATCCATGCATTCTAGTATCCATGGTGATGTCTTTTTGACAGGCAGCGCACCTGACAGCAGGAGCAGTCTATCAGTTCCAGGTGAGTGGCGCCAACCTGGTTGGCCTCGGACCAGCGTCCAAACCTTCAGCTGACTTCTCCTGTGAGGCCTGGACTATGCCTGAGCCCGGTGAGTGAACGTTGTCCTCCAGGTCCTGGAAAAACCCTCCAAGGATTTGGCAAAAtgggtagatggatggatgattctTCTCTTATTCTTCCTTAGGTCCAGCCtatgacctgtctgtctgtgaagtgaGAGATGATTCTATGGTGGTTCAATGGGAAAAGCCGATCTACACTGGCTCTGGACCAATCACGGGCTATCGCGTCGAGTACCTTAAGACGGGCACGTCTGAGTGGATCACGGCCAACGAGTCAGCTGTCAGTCACCGCTTCCTCAAGGTGAGAGTATTTTTGACAGTAAAGCCTCTAAAAGACTCCCTGTGGAGTCTTGATCAACAAAGAGCATTTGGACTTTCTCagatattatattaaaatattattttaggGGGAATTAGATACTGGCGTGTACATacatcatgtgacattttacactATAATAAAACATCTTCTTTAACACGGTGTTCCTCTTTAtttgtgggggtggagtggctcagtggttaagaccctaccttgtgtaccaaagacatcgtggtcgcaagttcgattccacccctggctaattgtacttgattccattgtaagtctctttggataaaagcgtctgctaaatgacatgtaatgtaatgtaatgtaatttgttAATTTCTGTAAAACCATCTATTGTCTCTGGATATCTACACAGTTGTTGACCATCTTACGTTAAATTTCAACCCTAACGATCCTCCTGTAAGGCTGTTACAGATAGAAGATAGTGCAGCGAAACACTTACATTAAACTGTGTGGCACTGACACCTAGTGGTTAAATCTGACACTTGGATAAATACTGatccaaaaaaaatattaaaaagaaggGACATTTGGAGCAAATAGACAACATAACTTGTGACGTGACACTGGTAGTATGTCTGgtttattactgtttttaaTGGTCTGATGAAATGTGCTTTGCAAATCAGTTCAGAttaatgaatcaaataaataaatatctatgATAAACACATACTTAGTGCTTCAACTTCGCTTGTTTCATAGGTGAAAGGCCTGGAGGTGGGCAGCAGCTATGTGATGAGGGTTCGTGCAGTCAATGATGCCGGCGTGGGTATGGCTTCAATGGCCTCTGACCTCGTGACTGCCAAGGCTGTGAAAGGTAACAATTAAATAGCTAatctaattattttcttttcccctttaAGAACGACAGCTTTGTCGGCCATGCTTATTTGGAATGTGTACCATTTTGAAAAGTcacttctgttctgttttaaaatgataactTTGTGTACGTGTTAAAGGCTCACAGGATGTGTCCTGTATGGTGGACGAGAAGTCAGGTGACATTGTCCTGTCCTTTGCATCATGCCAACTGAACGAGGGCTCCAAGTTCATCTGGAAAAAAGACTATAAAGAAATAACAGACTTCTCCAAAGGAGTGGAGATTAAGACTGAAGGCAGCTTGTAAGTAAGGCTgcaaacagtgagataaaatgtGTAGTTTAGCCCAATTTCACATCTCCATCcgtctttgtctgtgtctctcttgtgTTCAACACTGCAGTTCTAAGCTGATCTTTAAGCACGCAGACAAAGACGACTTTGGTACTTACTCTGTTTCTGTCACTAACACGGAGGGAGTTTCATCCAGCTACACAATCACTACTGAAGGTAGGATATAAGTCAATATCACTGCTGTAAGTCTGGCTCTGctctcaaaacacaacatgataAACAACTACATTATGTGCAAGCTGAGCTGTTGGAATCTGTTCAGCTGCAGTTCTTTCGGACAGAATTGTTGAATTGTTGCCATCGATGTCcccattttgtccacaaaaaaaagtgttacatgttttgaaaatacaatTTTGGACAGTTTTGTGCAATAGCATCAGATTTGACTATGCAGCATAGAAGAAAGAGACTTGGCAAAATCCAGTGGAACACAGTATATTGAAGAACTGAGGCACAGCTGGCAATAGGCAACACACAGTTTTGTTCCACAGCTGATGAAAACTTGTAGATCACATTGCTCACATTAAGTATCCACACTTGGGACAgtgtgtgcatttaaaaaaaaacaacaaaaaaacaaaacacatcttCCTGTCACAAGGTGTCATTTGTTATTCAGTATGCCACTGTGCACTGATTACTTCCAGTTTGGCCGTTTTTTCTTTCAGCCCATGCTCGCGACGCGTACGATATGTATTATGCATTTCAATTATCATGAGGAAAAGGGAAGAGtgttataatttattattatactgtataaacaaacactgattttcagTGGTGAGTTTTAAATTTGATCTCTATCtgtgatttaaataaacaccatctgtgtttgtgtggacactccTACTCTGATTATTGACcttaatttgaaaaacacattattcaGATTATGCTCACATGAATTTATAATACATGATTCCATTAATGTTCCTGTTACTGTAGGACATTTCAATTTGATAACATTTACATGTCCACAACATGACACTCATGGCAGTGTCTTATTATAagctattattttaaatttaagtcTTGAAGGATGTGAATTTGTTTGCCTTTGCCTCATTAACACATTCACAGAAATTACCTCTCCAACTTTATATGTGGCACTTAAATGACACTGATGCACACTGAGGTGTCATCTGCGTCTATAGGTGACTGACATGACAAAGTTGTTTTCTTGCCATTTCAGAGTTGGCAAAGATGCTGGCCCTCAGCTATGAAATCAGACACCCGAGTAAGTACCTTTAACTAACCCGTTATTCCCcaataatctctctctctcgctatgtccattttcatttctcttctcttacactttttttttcctctttaatctgTCTCACCCACTCTCCTACCTCTCCTTCTTCGTTTCTGCCATTCACGGGGGCCATTTTGCTTTGTTCCGTCTTACTTTGAACATGTCagatttctttattctttaagaagaatatttttttcttttaacttgatcaaaaaaagaaaagtcttacCAGCTTTTGCATCACCTGCCTAACTGCTATTCACCTCTCCTTTCTTTTGGCTCCCCAACtgcctcatcctctcctcttttcctcccttcTTATCCCTCCTCTAGTTATCCCACTGAAGTCAGAGCTGGCCTACAAGATCTTGGAAAGAGGCAGAATGAGATTCTGGCTGCAAGCGGAGGAGATTTCTTCCAATGTCACATACAAATTCTTTGCAAATGACAAGGagatgtgtggagctgatgtAAGAAACATTGCACAAGTATTTTCTCTGGGTTCGGGTTGAACACAGTGCCCGTAACATTGAAGCGCGTTAAAGTCTTTTTGTTCAGAAAACAAACCTGCTCTCTCATGTTTTACAGCCAAACAAGATGGGCCATGACGTCTCCACAGGTATTATCGAGTTCATCCTGGACCGTGTCACTGAGGAGAGTGAAGGCACATACACCTGCCAGATCACAGATGGAGGAGGCAAAGCACAGAGCACCCTGGTTCTGATTGGAGATGGTGAGAGGGGCTATGACTTTCTGAATCTATCTGAAacaatatgtaaaaacaaacaaaaacaaaacaacaaaaaaacagcctgtCCACTACTGCTCATGATAAAAGAAAGTCATTTTATAGCAACATATTCACCTCATTTGGGGTTTATAGCATGTTGTAAATGAAATACACTATCCCTGATTTGAATTATTTACTCCATAAATTATATTTCCCCCCACCATAGAGGGGACCATTAGTCAGGTAATCCTCCACATCTACTACCAACAGCTCTCATTTATCTTTCTTGCTTTTAATTATTCCCCTTTTTTCTCACATGCATGCAGGATTCAAGGCAGCACTGGCCGAGGCTGATTACCAGAGGAGGGAGTACATCCGTGTCAAAGAGGGTAAGAAGTGGAAAAATAACTCAATATTGTTTTATTCCACTTACTTACTGTGAGAACGGCACACTACCATTATTGTCAGGAAGTTACTAATCAAATCATTTAGCAAGCACACAATTGGATCAACATTACTTCAAGTGGAAATAGTGGAAATGTCCCCATAAGCCTTACATTTACTGCTATTATCTTAGCAAATTGATGACTCGGTTTACAGCACAAAGAAGCTGCATTACTCATTCTGTTACCAAACCAAAAGGAATAGCATTCTTCAACATCTATTGCTGTGAACAGccaaaagcaattaaaaaaagtgtgagAGTTATAGAAAAAGAGATAAAACACGAGTGAATCTTGGACGGGAATTCACGATGTGGAAAAGGGCTCCAGGATTTTAGAGGCTTGAAAAATGACGTGCAATTTGCTTTGTTTCCTCTGAATCGGTTAAGTAACACTACAGCCTACACATTAAAGCTGGAGGAGGCAAGAATTAATTCAATTATAACCACCAAGCGTAATGTACATTAAGTAAAATGAGAGAATACTAGACTTCTTGGTACTTGGTGAACAAACAATAATACCTCTTGCATCCACTATTAACACAAAAGTTGTCAGTTGCCTCTTTAAATTGCGTGGTAGTTGCATGTGAAGCACATATTTCATATTAAGAATTTCTGAGGTGTACTTAGATATGAGGCAGTGGATACAGCGCAAACAATCCTGGCTCCCAcagtaatttattttaaattatttcacCTCCCTGGGCCTTTCTCTCCTGCCTTTATCCACCGCAGGTCCCCACTTCAGCGAGTTCCTGTCACTTCAGATTGGAGACGACTGCTCTGTCACTTTGGTCTGCAAGGTAAACACAGCCGTGCTCaataattatttcatatttacacTCTGAACAAAAGGGCGAGGCTGACTCGCGGATAGACAATTAGCTGCTCTATGGAGTGCAAGATTCCAGAATGCTGTGTAATGATAAGGTCCAGATCAAAAAGAACCATCATTATATTGTCAGTTTTTCTTCtgggtttggtgtgggggacAAAATATAATTAAGATTGAAGTAATGTTTATAGCACTCCGAGCAAACTCTTTGTTATTTTAGCCCAAATAAGTGCATTTTGATGTGACGTACAACCAACATCGGCAATTTTAAATACTCATAGGGgacctttatttgtttattgtctgtattttttGAGAAAAGCATGATAGGAGCAGAGATGGCGGAGATATGAGGCAGACAGCTGTCAGAGGGCAAGTGCATTTGAAAAGCAGTTTAATGAAAAGTGAAGCCGAAGCAGTTTTGGGGTTGGATGCGCCTGATACTGACTAGGTGTTGTTTGGGATTTTATTATCTGCTTTATATATAGGCTATAAAAGAAGCTAAAACCTTGTTAACGATAATTACGGTGaatgtttttccatttgcaGGTTGCTAATTTGAAGAAGGAGTCAGAGTTCCACTGGTacagagaagacacagagaTCATCCCTGATGTGAAGCCTGACCTTGGATCAGGAGTCTGTAAACTGCCAATTAAACTGGTAATTGCACTTTGGAGCTGCTGTTCATTTGAATGCAATAAGCCAGCACAATGTTACTATTTATACATAGCAGCAAGAAGCAGGACATAAAATATATCCGTGTGCTCCCACGTTACTTAGACAATTTTGTGTATTTCTGCCGCTTGCATGCTTCTTCAGTTTTCACGGAAGACGGCTGGAGTTTATAAGGCCACCATCAGTGACGACAGAGGAAAAGACATGAGTCAAATTGACATCTCCGGAAAAGGTAAACATGGGGCTGATTTCCTGATTAATTAGGGGAATAATTCACAGAGTGGCCAGTAATTGAGCAGgaataaataacaacataatggcttgtaaaaaaaagtaaacaactaAGGAAGAGTTTAACACTCATTAAAAAGTGATAGACCGGATAAAATTGGATTTAAATGTAAGCACTGTATCTTTACTTGGCAAATTAATGGGTTTTTAACAAACCCTGTAagtcaaatgttgttttttaccaaCAACTGCATAAACATAGTTGGTATGTGGCAGTTTGCGAACCTGCTGGCTGcatttaaacctttttaaaccttttaatgACCACAGATtgatctttgttgttttcatgaatgTAAGAGGTATAAAAATCACTTATTCATCCATTTATCCATTGACTACCTGCTCAGTTAATGGTTAAAATGGCTGTTTGTTCTGGATCCAGTAACCTTTAACCTTTCCTCGTCAAACGACACTGTTTCAGTTCTTTCACCCCCATTTCGGAGCCAGTACTGCATGCAGCACACAGGCGTGACCCGACTGGTCCTTACATGctgccaccagagggcagcattgacttccattctcTTGGCTCTCATCTTGACCCCatgttcttcctctctctcctagTTTTTGAAAATGCCATAAATAAGATCACCAAACTTGCCGGTAGGTATTTGtcttaaacacacagacacacacagacacacacacaatacataaatattaaaactgTACTGGGCATCATCATGTTCATCCTCCACCTACAGAGACTaaacagatcacacacacacacacacagagaagatgTCACGCTGGAAGCATTTGGCCATCATGCCATCATGTGgtgaaatcactttaaaattcCACCGCactgtcacagtgacagtgtggaGGAGCATCTTACTCCTATTTTAAGAGACAGTCACTTGACAGCTCTGCAGCCACTGCTACAGAGGAGAAGAGGGTTCATTACTGTGATAATGGGAAACCATGGTGATGCGACCAGGTGGATGACACACTTGTGCATTTGTACTGTGCAGTGAGCAAAAGTTCCACTTAAACATAGTACTATAAAACTCCCTTTTAGGTATAAAGGCTTACCCCCCAAAAATCAGTTAATAAAAACTGTGACGGTTGAAGTGCTGTACTTAACACAGCATagcaaaaaaaagtctgcaCTCTACACTCTGCACTACGCTTCATTAGTACAAACACTCTCCAAGCTGGATAATGGTGACACAAAAAAGGGAAGTGTACTGTAAAGCGGGCATAACGGTTGCTGCAgttggatgtttgtttttattcatctcaTTCCAGGGTAAGTGTCACCTGTAGCCCCTCTCACTACACAGAGCGACTTACTCCGTAGCTGCATGTGCCTGCTTCTTTGATTTGCACCAACTTCTCTCACCTCCTTCTTCCCCTCCTGCAGGAGCCAGTGCAGCAGAGCTGGTGATTAGCTGCACAGCAACGGGCATTCAGCTACAGTGTCACATGAAGTATTACACCTCAGAGATGAACGTCACTTGGCTTAAAGGGTAAGACACCAATCTTACATtactaataaaaacaacagctattaattattaatagtGTTGCCAGTCTAGATTCTGTATGTGAACATACAGAGTCTATACAGAGGTGGAAAGGGTACTGAAATATTATACTCAATttagtactggtctaaaaatgtactcaagttaaagtaaaaaagtagcttgtttagaaatgacttagttacttttttttaacaaagttgGGGTTCTtacttgtgtcgtgcaaaaaggacgaggggacacaaatctcacatgaattgattttacaaaataaaatatttaaacacataatgtattgGTCAaagtgggtcaaaggtcacaaatgtcacccactcagggaccttaattagcaccAATTCACCTGGCCTCATCATGACTCTCATGTTTAATATTGCAGCtcccgtgctgcacacaggaagtgattttattttatgtcaagacagatggaggcaacagcaacattgtgctagtaaagggAGACGACTGCAGACGAGTTGGACTatgactgaaaagaaaaagggccCATGAGAAGTTTCAGAATTCAGTGAATTCTGTTGCTAAAAAATGGTCATTCAGCcgtttgatgatgatgagataaACCCTTCTTGATTCTGTCCACACCGGTgctacacacaaacgctccctcagtcaggtctgatagttttgcttcacagaagctgttttcagatgaaggacacatcacacaaataaagttatatCTTTTCCATTCACAAAGAATAGTAATGTCAGCcacaacaagaaaataaaatcccCAAAGGTTACACCCTGCAGCTTCAAGTATAGAATCATAGCAGGATGTTATTTTGGTTACATACAGTAGGGTCTTTACTATCTCAagagaaaacatgcaacatgcaaCATGCAAGTGCAAGCATTGCATCAGGGAATTATCTTACTGTTAGCATGTTGTTGGTATCAAGGTCGTTTTTAGAGTGGGTTTGctagtattttgttttattttttgtaaaagcTTAGTTTtatgtaatatggagtattttccaggtgcaagattcaaaaaggtgattATAACACAAAaagattatgtatgaaattaatttacaaagacaaaaactaagcACACTTTCATTACAGTTTTAGTAATatgaaacacacaattcagtttcagttagttatcgttttggttttgaaaaaatgttttttcaatttctgTTTTCATTAACGATAATAACCTTGTTTGGAAATCAAACTTTTGATTGTCCATTTCTAGTTTCATCAATCACATTTAAGcaggctttgtttttgttttttttagtgaccAAAATGCACCACTATCATATTTTGAATTCACATGAAGATAGTTAttaatgagacaaaaactcaatgTCTATTCAAGATAACTTTCAACTCTAAATCATGGATATCGAGGAAGCTGCAAATTATTGACCATTGCCACGTCAAGAGTAATTCATTGTCATGAGCTACAGCCCAGAGGTCACTCATGGACAGTCCACGGTCCAGATCTGGACACATTTCCATAAATTGTGTATAAATgccacattttaacatttttaactgGCACTGATTATACAGACTTTACAGCATCACAAGTGCATACACTGTAAATCATCACGTGACAGCATTCAGCCAAT is a genomic window of Solea senegalensis isolate Sse05_10M linkage group LG7, IFAPA_SoseM_1, whole genome shotgun sequence containing:
- the myom2b gene encoding M-protein, striated muscle — its product is MSLWIQRGSYNHEYHHKQSKYVVKEYSSSQMEERYEHKKQARIQEVVTKKMSDKYVREEPMIRGPSFLARLRSHTVFENTPITLFCTVEGFPLPCVKWYKDGVILNMSSGNYLVQSKGGTHTLEIPRCSTDDTAMYTAVAGNLHGQASTQASVIVKRFREEEESCLYAWLPFTASLLPEVYYTKIHITFLEKFGPVFASEGESATLSAIMNVEPNLANLQPEAQWYRDDVRLFDSKWVKIESGRGFTTLTLPDLYKDDEGVYTLRMVTKGGTAQHSAFVSVADGPPPVPRAPGAPMDITIHDANRDYVIVSWKPPNTTTEGPILGFFVDRCEVGTNDWTQCNDHPIKICKYPVSGLFEGHSYHLRVRAVNSQGISKPSRMSDPVAAVDPTEFERLHAKKHGGKLDFVSYQTEVEDDGKPPGAPSGVRASEVDRTYVVLSWKAPAYSSKAPMWYYIEKCMANSDAWQRVNTQVPIRSPRYAVFDLAEGSQYKFRILSANINGLSEPSEPTRPIETLQIKGVPSAPGQVIATRETDTSVLIQWAAPKEPNNLIGYYIDQCVMGSKDWVSANHKPHKNTKFVVSGLTTGETYMFRVQAINELGLSDESQESAPLTVKAALTTPSAPYNIALLNCDGNSMILTWRKPLHSGGSNVKEYYVDKRRSGTHEWREINIPPISERLYKAAHLTAGAVYQFQVSGANLVGLGPASKPSADFSCEAWTMPEPGPAYDLSVCEVRDDSMVVQWEKPIYTGSGPITGYRVEYLKTGTSEWITANESAVSHRFLKVKGLEVGSSYVMRVRAVNDAGVGMASMASDLVTAKAVKGSQDVSCMVDEKSGDIVLSFASCQLNEGSKFIWKKDYKEITDFSKGVEIKTEGSFSKLIFKHADKDDFGTYSVSVTNTEGVSSSYTITTEELAKMLALSYEIRHPIIPLKSELAYKILERGRMRFWLQAEEISSNVTYKFFANDKEMCGADPNKMGHDVSTGIIEFILDRVTEESEGTYTCQITDGGGKAQSTLVLIGDGFKAALAEADYQRREYIRVKEGPHFSEFLSLQIGDDCSVTLVCKVANLKKESEFHWYREDTEIIPDVKPDLGSGVCKLPIKLFSRKTAGVYKATISDDRGKDMSQIDISGKVFENAINKITKLAGASAAELVISCTATGIQLQCHMKYYTSEMNVTWLKGETKLSHSDKHVIGGNPAMATMEVIEPEDKDKGMYSIVITDPENSHKRTLDLSGDVYDKAFAEFQRLKAEAYAEKNRGKVIGGLPDVVTIMEKKTLSLTCTVCGDPKPQVSWLKGGAEVEPDDKYTVSLDQGRFASLTIKGVSMEDSGRYTMSVQNKFGGESVDIVVTTYRHGEKIPEAKPTLTPKTIIPPKLPIEIPQTKSQPAAASPAPAAPSPAPPKVAPGRGMKSPTPTRRK